One segment of Clavelina lepadiformis chromosome 2, kaClaLepa1.1, whole genome shotgun sequence DNA contains the following:
- the LOC143447046 gene encoding WD repeat-containing protein WRAP73-like isoform X1 has product MNFSELFKQSQFHCKFSPDGQYVVTCVSYKVIVRSVDTLQILRLYTCLDAVQNIEWSSDSAFLLCAMYKRGICQVWSVEHPDWTCKIDEGSAGLTHAQWSPDGRHVLTTASFNLRITVWSLVNKSISYIRYVKNSKDCLSFTDNGKYLALAESRKCRDCVSIFEVESWQLLKLFETDTEDLSGLKWSPDGRVICVWDHCLWYKLLIYTMDGRCLTTYKAYDWALGVKRVTWSPTSQFLAVGSYDQKVRILNHITWKSISEFSHISNIQSTNAVVYSESETKPSLPRTENTLIASPPIFSTQSKYEFLSPPIQIPSVHPDPEKPNPKIGVGWLEFSPDNKFLATIDDSMKTAVHIWSMLKLSLYVVLLQASPIKCARWDPHTSRLALCTGNDKLYLWSPSGSVSVQVPISATFHVHSLKWHPSAESLLLMSKDQMCICYLEKKERDKEIDN; this is encoded by the exons atGAATTTTTCTGAGCTTTTCAAACAATCTCAGTTTCACTGTAAATTTTCACCTGATGGGCAGTATGTGGTGACCTGTGTCTCTTACAAAGTCATCGTCCGATCAGTTGATACACTGCAGATTCTGCGGCTTTACACATGCCTGGACGCTGTGCAGAATATTGAGTGGTCTTCGGATTCTGCCTTCTTGTTATGTGCCATGTACAAAAGGGGAATATGTCAAGTATGGTCCGTTGAGCATCCTGACTGGACTTGCAAAATCGATGAAGGGTCGGCAGGCCTCACACATGCGCAGTGGAGTCCAGATGGGCGCCATGTATTAACAACAGCCAGTTTTAATCTGCGAATAACAGTCTGGTCGTTAGTCAATAAGTCTATTTCTTACATTCGTTACGTGAAAAACTCAAAAGACTGCTTAAGTTTTACCGACAACGGGAAATATCTTGCCTTGGCTGAGAGCCGAAAGTGCAGAGATTGCGTTAGTATTTTCGAGGTTGAATCATGGCAACTTCTGAAATTATTTGAAACTGATACTGAAGATTTAAGTGGTTTGAAATGGTCACCAGATGGTCGAGTGATATGTGTTTGGGATCATTGTTTGTGGTATAAGTTATTGATATATACAATGGACGGAAGATGTCTTACAACTTACAAGGCTTATGATTGGGCACTCGGGGTAAAACGTGTTACCTGGTCCCCAACAAGCCAATTTTTGGCAGTCGGAAGTTACGACCAAAAAGTGCGCATATTAAATCATATTACTTGGAAAAGTATATCAGAATTCTCTCACATCTCCAATATTCAGTCAACAAATGCTGTAGTTTACAGTGAATCTGAAACTAAACCAAGTCTTCCTAGAACAGAAAATACGTTGATCGCATCACCGCCAATCTTTAGCACTCAAAGTAAATATGAATTCCTCAGTCCACCAATTCAAATACCTTCTGTGCATCCAGACCCAGAAAAACCAAACCCAAAGATTGGTGTTGGTTGGCTGGAGTTCAGCCCTGACaacaaatttctagcaaccaTAGATGATAGCATGAAAACAGCCGTTCATATATGGAGTATGCTAAAGCTTTCCCTTTACGTTGTTTTGCTGCAAGCCTCACCGATTAAATGTGCCCG GTGGGACCCCCATACATCTAGACTGGCACTGTGTACTGGAAATGATAAACTCTACCTTTGGTCTCCATCTGGGTCTGTATCTGTGCAAGTTCCAATCAGCGCAACGTTCCACGTTCATTCATTGAAGTGGCATCCAAGTGCAGAATCCCTGCTTCTCATGAGCAAGGACCAGATGTGTATTTGCTACTTAGAGAAGAAAGAAAGAGACAAGGAGATAGACAACTAA
- the LOC143447046 gene encoding WD repeat-containing protein WRAP73-like isoform X2 has product MNFSELFKQSQFHCKFSPDGQYVVTCVSYKVIVRSVDTLQILRLYTCLDAVQNIEWSSDSAFLLCAMYKRGICQVWSVEHPDWTCKIDEGSAGLTHAQWSPDGRHVLTTASFNLRITVWSLVNKSISYIRYVKNSKDCLSFTDNGKYLALAESRKCRDCVSIFEVESWQLLKLFETDTEDLSGLKWSPDGRVICVWDHCLWYKLLIYTMDGRCLTTYKAYDWALGVKRVTWSPTSQFLAVGSYDQKVRILNHITWKSISEFSHISNIQSTNAVVYSESETKPSLPRTENTLIASPPIFSTQSKYEFLSPPIQIPSVHPDPEKPNPKIGVGWLEFSPDNKFLATIDDSMKTAVHIWSMLKLSLYVVLLQASPIKCGTPIHLDWHCVLEMINSTFGLHLGLYLCKFQSAQRSTFIH; this is encoded by the exons atGAATTTTTCTGAGCTTTTCAAACAATCTCAGTTTCACTGTAAATTTTCACCTGATGGGCAGTATGTGGTGACCTGTGTCTCTTACAAAGTCATCGTCCGATCAGTTGATACACTGCAGATTCTGCGGCTTTACACATGCCTGGACGCTGTGCAGAATATTGAGTGGTCTTCGGATTCTGCCTTCTTGTTATGTGCCATGTACAAAAGGGGAATATGTCAAGTATGGTCCGTTGAGCATCCTGACTGGACTTGCAAAATCGATGAAGGGTCGGCAGGCCTCACACATGCGCAGTGGAGTCCAGATGGGCGCCATGTATTAACAACAGCCAGTTTTAATCTGCGAATAACAGTCTGGTCGTTAGTCAATAAGTCTATTTCTTACATTCGTTACGTGAAAAACTCAAAAGACTGCTTAAGTTTTACCGACAACGGGAAATATCTTGCCTTGGCTGAGAGCCGAAAGTGCAGAGATTGCGTTAGTATTTTCGAGGTTGAATCATGGCAACTTCTGAAATTATTTGAAACTGATACTGAAGATTTAAGTGGTTTGAAATGGTCACCAGATGGTCGAGTGATATGTGTTTGGGATCATTGTTTGTGGTATAAGTTATTGATATATACAATGGACGGAAGATGTCTTACAACTTACAAGGCTTATGATTGGGCACTCGGGGTAAAACGTGTTACCTGGTCCCCAACAAGCCAATTTTTGGCAGTCGGAAGTTACGACCAAAAAGTGCGCATATTAAATCATATTACTTGGAAAAGTATATCAGAATTCTCTCACATCTCCAATATTCAGTCAACAAATGCTGTAGTTTACAGTGAATCTGAAACTAAACCAAGTCTTCCTAGAACAGAAAATACGTTGATCGCATCACCGCCAATCTTTAGCACTCAAAGTAAATATGAATTCCTCAGTCCACCAATTCAAATACCTTCTGTGCATCCAGACCCAGAAAAACCAAACCCAAAGATTGGTGTTGGTTGGCTGGAGTTCAGCCCTGACaacaaatttctagcaaccaTAGATGATAGCATGAAAACAGCCGTTCATATATGGAGTATGCTAAAGCTTTCCCTTTACGTTGTTTTGCTGCAAGCCTCACCGATTAAAT GTGGGACCCCCATACATCTAGACTGGCACTGTGTACTGGAAATGATAAACTCTACCTTTGGTCTCCATCTGGGTCTGTATCTGTGCAAGTTCCAATCAGCGCAACGTTCCACGTTCATTCATTGA
- the LOC143445573 gene encoding nuclear pore complex protein Nup205-like, which yields METRLKWQPFKELYDVTQQFALQKQASVNQIKLLLRRHKPEFLSFFKNPSRNTEDRNALKNKSAVFPFDAKLLDDDFCDEALIISDLFELNELASAELLFAGEEQKPNYANYTRGLVAVLLYWDGRRNLVSALRTLIQCRQGRSWTLDLSEEGVGLATSFTDELLENGLTQRILELLCEIDTERELEKLGKQKGLGDARHRRQIRDLITEVRQCLADCLFYFAGQSGLPQNDVKLIFEHLRQHSEVESDEKLSSSTLALLFAAFYAITLPSDMSQDGSNVEDLLKHPILADKEFIPTIHKLLVHDRDSWNVSGVRACLLLVWSLTLRTISQSSFITSMAPVSGDILEQDEEALEKSLADQVFLYLKENVIKSPSFRSEEFYVRRVHEIVIEIIVNMPLKVKEMRNHGDEVARILMLHLVKGEEPPRELRKDFLQFLELITSLYDNDPLDIQLSADFWCATEHTVMSDGSYMAAKRLPHKQMALFKFIRQSADMLPPLLYIPYIHMLSALSTGAQSSRAAFEMLRTNGGNGESMISWDHFFTSCHRYYDNLRQDLPSLHETTSPFSTQPFSSQTSQRTCTITPHEVEGLRAVMQLVAKVAQYDDIACVAFYEDTHWSVCGILFGLMQCPVPIRLKGEIMVALSHMARIPDIALGLLQACETSQLLQSLPALGKPLGITAELAEVESREEQYPMTQGFIKLLSALSNLQGLGGGFTRYLLFVVESVFLPLLSRAYSRSEEKWEVASASLEFFNRLLSNYHPLPEHFQEKATTLHESSSSVVASSRKLPAFAFLQHIYHEGNFFKIVMQIIEQCITYLDTYITKHDLERTLVEAAERALQLILNALELQEVFVSALRTSGSSLLITTLDKLLFGINPQTKRADYTINIARLITHNGSHPNLSLLAVQVISWLSFSMSHNQLVTVMMNSCNVATRHKITQGFVEVLDSACFESREADTEEPVISQCRLSIVRILVHSVDLPSPNMSQLLLFDAATNPSQANLQDPGVMGASRSCLHSVLSILSGQSTQPAAIVETPKLAEVCYQLIYRLAYNTETSEPVLRYLRSSHDFIYKHLQYLPFNTDDQVPTNTLMMQQSWLLKTAAIELHSLATKQQRTNAQRLLQVLFSQVKANTSITVNQSMNQSHLTTMMDTTSHSVSFLDTTSVQSSSALTVVRMLDIVDFSQAFPSPLNLDQFIPSVVEEGIKSCESTNEHGVVFCDVKMLHRMLETNLNTLGAEEMNRKRLAVQDMQNILQNVVVKNQMRDTLHAKLHLLTAWKHALEVALTSCPDDLLPRHTRQQVLFNIAQYLLKVTCNSEAAQELISPLAAVMLTLVIQIRSSLMESVDVDRSSISSQDQLLNVASTLATLQIVIKGILDWLLQSGINQKVRVHLYASLLHYLQLCQQNKKQSTERGNHMTLRAAREDTYTRLNRENVKLLKDYGESFMDLICKDACSGQSICRVLAYGCLDCIVQMDVEQSWLQFMIKNGYINHIANSFLQEDEALQEYLLPNSGPSRAAYIYEQKMALLCSIVHSLGGARAIIDSGVLTQLASCSFLEVRPSPDYADIDALSPNRLSRYRQLLYPVLHLCSALLTALGGPSHHEVCALVLQFLLSHVTPIVTNVLKANDYDHESLTELKLVTEILCQTTGQDFSDVNLYPNIPQVVLMEIEGHLLRIQRQFLSLLPHYFVSDDFLMNIKSKLVTPEMFEKVNLLIHEVACNILTYCRVITIRTTGADSTVLFSPTLAESSDDVLMFADYGKPTMGILVQILRTVLTRFEKEKEKMSQLKYKLENVDNISSQELKEFMDANTDVVQLSLSQEQKLVATTLKKSMQAKGKVLQCEQYILETALLLLWQHLDHYVTNAASTGSLNENILFPTKNQSRFEARRLQDISNVVYDDQQITTKTIARPRDIEQLKTELPTCMTDSFLKKLAEIEMKGSFVRPLVRRMQCVKLRLSKQ from the exons ATGGAAACTAGGCTTAAGTGGCAACCCTTTAAAGAGTTGTATGATGTCACACAGCAGTTTGCCCTGCAAAAGCAAGCTTCAGTCAACCAAATCAAGTTGTTACTCAGACGCCATAAACCAGAGTTcctttcttttttcaaaaatccg TCCCGCAATACTGAGGATAGAAAtgcattgaaaaataaaagtgCAGTTTTTCCTTTTGATGCCAAGCTTCTTGATGATGACTTCTGTGATGAGGCATTGATTATTAGTGATTTATTTGAGCTGAATGAGCTTGCCTCAGCTGAGCTTCTTTTTGCAG GAGAAGAGCAAAAACCCAATTACGCTAATTATACACGTGGTCTTGTGGCTGTGTTGCTTTACTGGGATGGAAGACGTAATTTGGTTAGCGCACTGCGTACTTTGATCCAGTGCCGTCAGGGTCGCTCGTGGACACTTGATCTTTC AGAGGAAGGTGTGGGCTTGGCAACTTCGTTTACAGATGAACTACTGGAAAACGGCTTAACACAGCGAATTCTCGAACTACTCTGTGAAATAGACACTGAAAGAGAACTTGAAAAACTTGGAAAGCAGAAAGGACTCGGCGATGCCAGGCACCGCCGACAG ATACGTGATCTGATCACTGAAGTTCGGCAGTGCCTCGcagattgtttgttttattttgctggCCAGTCTGGTCTGCCTCAGAATGATGTTAAGCTCATCTTCGAGCACTTACGTCAACATTCAGAAGTGGAAAGTGATGAAAAGCTTTCTTCTTCTACTCTTGCTCTTTTGTTTGCAGCTTTTTATGCTATAACACTTCCATCAGACATGTCTCAAGATGGCAGTA ATGTTGAAGACTTGCTAAAACATCCTATTCTGGCTGATAAAGAGTTTATTCCGACCATACATAAACTGCTTGTACATGATAG GGATTCTTGGAATGTTTCTGGTGTTCGCGCATGTCTGCTGTTGGTTTGGTCCCTTACTCTTCGCACTATCTCACAGTCTTCCTTTATCACCTCTATGGCGCCTGTTAGTGGAGATATACTTGAGCAAGATGAGGAAGCATTAGAGAAATCTTTAGCAGATCAAGTTTTTCTTTACCTGAAA GAAAACGTGATCAAATCTCCATCATTTCGTAGTGAAGAATTTTATGTCCGTAGAGTCCATGAGATTGTAATTGAAATTATTGTGAACATGCCATTAAAG GTAAAAGAGATGCGTAACCATGGTGATGAGGTGGCTCGTATATTGATGCTCCACCTAGTGAAAGGAGAAGAACCACCAAGAGAGCTTCGTAAAGATTTTCTGCAATTTCTTGAACTTATTACTTCACTTTACGACAACGATCCTTTGGATATTCAACTCTCAGCAGATTTTTGGTGTGCAACGGAGCACACCGTCATGTCTGATGGCTCATACATGGCTGCAAAGAGATTGCCTCATAAACAG ATGGCTCTTTTCAAGTTCATTCGTCAGTCTGCCGACATGCTACCACCATTGTTGTACATTCCGTACATTCACATGCTCAGTGCCCTCTCAACTGGTGCACAGAGTTCTCGAGCTGCATTTGAAATGCTAAGGACCAACG GTGGAAATGGAGAAAGCATGATATCTTGGGATCACTTTTTTACGTCCTGTCATCGTTACTATGATAATTTGCGACAAGATTTACCGTCACTGCATGAAACAACGAGTCCATTTTCAACACAACCTTTTTCATCTCAA ACTTCTCAACGCACTTGCACAATAACTCCTCATGAAGTGGAAGGATTACGTGCTGTTATGCAACTTGTAGCAAAAGTGGCCCAATAT GATGACATTGCATGTGTTGCATTTTATGAGGACACCCACTGGTCAGTGTGTGGGATATTGTTTGGTTTGATGCAGTGTCCAGTGCCAATACGTCTCAAGGGAGAGATCATGGTTGCCTTGTCGCATATGGCCAGAATTCCCGATATAGCCCTCGGTTTGCTGCAGGCTTGCGAAACCTCGCAATTACTACAGTCTCTTCCAGCATTAG GGAAACCTCTGGGAATCACAGCCGAGTTGGCGGAAGTTGAGTCTAGAGAGGAGCAATATCCCATGACTCAAGGATTCATCAAACTTCTTTCTGCACTCAGCAATTTGCAAGG CCTCGGTGGCGGTTTTACTCGATATTTGCTCTTTGTTGTGGAGTCTGTGTTTCTTCCTCTTCTATCGAGGGCTTATTCAAGGTCGGAAGAGAAATGGGAGGTTGCTTCGGCATCTCTGGAGTTTTTTAACCGTCTGCTCTCCAACTATCATCCACTTCCGGAACATTTCCAAGAAAAAGCGACAACGCTGCATGAATCGTCATCCTCAGTTGTGGCGTCCTCCAGGAAACTTCCAGCATTCGCATTCCTCCAGCACATTTACCATGAAggcaactttttcaaaatt GTTATGCAAATCATTGAACAATGCATCACGTATCTGGATACCTACATCACTAAACATGATCTTGAGCGCACTCTTGTGGAAGCTGCAGAACGCGCACTTCAACTGATACTAAACGCGCTTGAACTTCAG GAAGTTTTTGTGTCTGCATTGCGAACAAGTGGCAGTTCTTTGCTTATTACCACCCTcgataaacttttatttggaATAAATCCCCAAACCAAAAGGGCTGATTACACCATCAACATAGCAAG GCTTATAACTCACAATGGGTCCCATCCCAATCTTTCATTGCTTGCGGTTCAAGTAATTTCGTGGCTATCGTTCTCTATGTCCCACAACCAGCTTGTAACTGTAATGATGAATTCTTGCAATGTTGCCACAAGACATAAAATTACTCAGGGATTTGTTGAAGTTCTCGATTCTGCCTGCTTTGAAAGTAGAGAAG CTGATACAGAGGAACCTGTGATCAGTCAGTGTCGCTTATCAATTGTACGTATCTTGGTTCATAGTGTTGATCTTCCATCCCCTAACATGAGCCAATTGCTTCTGTTTGACGCGGCAACCAACCCCAGTCAAGCAAATCTCCAG GACCCAGGTGTAATGGGAGCTTCACGATCTTGTCTGCATTCTGTGCTCTCCATATTGTCTGGGCAGTCTACGCAGCCAGCTGCTATTGTTGAGACACCAAAGCTGGCTGAAGTATGTTACCAGTTGATATATCGACTGGCATATAACACAGAAACTTCAGAGCCAGTTTTGAG ATACTTGCGATCATCACATGATTTTATCTACAAACATCTACAATATTTGCCATTTAACACTG ACGACCAGGTTCCAACAAACACACTTATGATGCAACAATCATGGTTGTTGAAGACTGCTGCCATTGAACTTCATTCTCTTGCTACTAAACAACAAAGAACAAACGCCCAACGCTTACTCCAG GTTCTTTTTAGTCAAGTTAAGGCTAACACTTCGATAACGGTTAATCAATCAATGAATCAGTCTCATCTGACCACGATGATGGATACAACATCTCATTCTGTGTCATTCTTAGACACAACTTCTGTACAGTCATCATCAGCGTTGACTGTTGTCCGCATGCTGGATATTGTAGATTTTTCTCAG GCATTTCCATCACCACTAAACTTGGATCAGTTTATCCCCTCTGTTGTCGAAGAAGGCATTAAATCTTGTGAATCAACCAATGAACATGGGGTTGTCTTTTGTGATGTAAAG ATGTTGCACAGAATGCTTGAAACCAATTTAAACACGTTAGGTGCCGAAGAAATGAATCGCAAGCGTCTCGCCGTGCAAGACATGCAG AATATTCTTCAAAATGTTGTCGTAAAGAACCAGATGCGGGATACTCTTCATGCAAAACTTCACCTTCTCACAGCGTGGAAGCACGCACTAGAGGTCGCCTTGACATCGTGTCCTGATGATTTACTCCCCAGGCACACACGGCAACAG GTGTTGTTCAACATCGCCCAATACCTACTGAAAGTCACATGCAACAGTGAAGCAGCACAAGAACTAATATCCCCGCTAGCTGCCGTTATGCTCACACTTGTCATACAAATCAGGTCAAGTTTAATGGAGTCAGTAGATGTTGATAG GTCCAGTATCTCAAGTCAAGATCAACTTCTAAATGTTGCCAGTACCTTGGCAACTCTTCAG ATTGTCATAAAAGGCATCCTGGACTGGCTTCTTCAATCCGGAATAAACCAGAAAGTTCGAGTTCATCTTTATGCGTCTCTTCTGCACTACTTGCAGCTCTGTCAACAGAATAAAAAGCAAAGCACtg AACGTGGTAACCATATGACACTTCGAGCAGCAAGGGAGGACACTTACACCCGTCTAAATCGAGAGAATGTCAAACTGCTGAAAGATTATGGAGAATCTTTCATGGATCTTATTTGCAAAGATGCATGTAGCG ggCAGAGCATATGCAGGGTACTGGCATACGGTTGTCTAGACTGCATTGTGCAAATGGATGTGGAACAATCTTGGTTGCAGTTCATGATCAAAAATGGCTATATAAATCATATTGCCAACAG TTTTCTCCAGGAAGATGAAGCTTTACAAGAATATTTGCTCCCCAACTCTGGGCCATCCAGAGCGGCTTACATATACGAGCAAAAAATGGCACTTCTCTGTTCCATAGTGCACTCACTTGGTGGTGCTCGTGCTATCATTGACAGTGGAGTCTTGACTCAGCTTGCCAGTTGTAGTTTCCTTGAAGTTCGACCCAGTCCTGACTATGCTGATATAG ATGCTTTGTCACCCAACCGCTTATCTCGTTATCGTCAGCTTCTTTATCCAGTATTGCACTTGTGCTCCGCCTTGTTAACTGCTTTGG GTGGTCCCTCACACCATGAAGTCTGCGCTTTGGTTCTCCAGTTTCTTCTTTCACATGTCACACCTATTGTCACAAATGTTTTGAAAGCAAATGACTATGATCATGAG TCTTTAACTGAGTTGAAGTTGGTAACAGAGATTCTCTGTCAGACAACTGGGCAGGACTTTTCCGACGTAAATTTATATCCAAACATTCCACAAGTGGTATTGATGGAAATTGAAGGGCACTTGCTAAGGATTCAG cGACAATTTCTTTCACTTTTACCTCATTACTTTGTCTCTGATGATTTTTTGATgaatataaaatcaaaattggtGACCCcagaaatgtttgaaaag GTAAACTTGCTGATTCACGAGGTTGCCTGTAACATTTTAACATACTGTCGGGTCATCACAATTCGAACAACCGGTGCTGATTCAACGGTTTTATTTTCTCCTACACTTGCTGAGTCGTCAGATGATGTCTTAATGTTTG CCGATTATGGAAAGCCAACCATGGGAATATTGGTCCAAATACTTCGAACAGTCTTGACTAGGTTTGagaaagaaaaagagaaaatgtCACAGCTGAAATATAAATTAGAAAATGTTGACAACATATCTTCACAGGAATTAAAAGAG TTTATGGACGCCAACACAGATGTGGTACAGTTGTCATTGTCTCAGGAACAAAAACTAGTAGCAACAACTCTCAAGAAAAGCATGCAAGCAAAG ggCAAGGTGCTTCAGTGTGAGCAATATATTTTAGAAACTGCTTTACTGCTACTCTGGCAACATCTGGACCATTACGTGACCAACGCGGCTTCTACGGGAAGTCTTAATGAGAATATTCTGTTTCCGACAAAAAATCAGAGTCGATTTGAAGCAAGAAGACTGCAAG ATATTTCTAACGTTGTGTACGACGACCAGCAAATAACAACCAAGACAATTGCACGGCCAAGAGACATTGAACAATTAAAGACAGAACTGCCCACTTGCATGACTGATTCATTTCTGAAGAAATTAGCagaaattgaaatgaaagGATCGTTCGTACGACCTCTTGTTCGTAGAATGCAATGTGTTAAACTCCGATTAAGCAAGCAATAA